A single Paracholeplasma manati DNA region contains:
- the gyrB gene encoding DNA topoisomerase (ATP-hydrolyzing) subunit B — protein sequence MNNNNNNYNAENIQVLEGLEAVRKRPGMYIGSTGERGLHHLVWEIVDNSIDESMVGYASEISLEIQKGNIIKVVDDGRGIPVDIHAKTQKSAVETILTVLHAGGKFDGKSYKVSGGLHGVGASVVNALSSWFRVTIRRNGLLYQQEYKRGIPQYELKVIGTSTHTGTEIEFLADPEVFTETTTYDFETLRNRIQELAFLNRHIKISIEDQRGETPVRFDYQYEGGIEEYVKFLNGNKGIVHPEIVYAQKEVDNITVEMSLQYNDSYSTNIFSFTNNIHTHEGGMHEDGFKLALTRVIGNYAKDNNILKKDESFIGEDTREGLTAIISVKHPNPQFEGQTKTKLGNPEVRQIVSQIAGEALERFLLENPTAAKSIMDKVLMASRARIAARKAKEATRRKSPLDMLGFASKLADCRNRKPEESEIYIVEGDSAGGSAKQGRDSAFQAILPLRGKVLNVEKARLDKALSNKEILSMIQAFGTGIGEDFDITKARYHKIVIMTDADVDGAHIRTLMLTFLFRYMKPLIDFGYVYVAQPPLYKVQSGKRIEYVYDEERLKVLLDQMGGRPTIQRYKGLGEMNPEQLWETTMDPKSRTLLQVSLKDAMNADAVFTMLMGEEVEPRKNFIQENAVYASNIDA from the coding sequence TTGAACAACAATAACAACAATTACAATGCCGAGAATATTCAAGTCCTCGAAGGTCTAGAAGCAGTTAGAAAACGCCCTGGGATGTACATTGGTTCAACCGGCGAACGTGGCTTACACCACCTCGTTTGGGAAATCGTCGATAACTCGATTGACGAATCGATGGTTGGGTATGCCAGTGAAATCAGCCTAGAAATCCAAAAAGGCAACATTATTAAGGTTGTAGACGACGGCCGTGGTATCCCTGTAGATATTCACGCTAAAACACAAAAAAGCGCTGTAGAAACGATTTTAACCGTATTACATGCCGGCGGTAAGTTCGACGGGAAGTCTTATAAAGTCTCCGGTGGTCTACACGGGGTAGGTGCCTCTGTCGTTAACGCCTTGTCTTCGTGGTTTAGAGTAACCATTCGTCGTAATGGTCTTTTATACCAACAAGAATACAAACGTGGGATTCCACAATATGAATTAAAGGTCATCGGTACATCTACCCATACAGGTACTGAGATTGAATTCTTAGCTGACCCTGAAGTGTTTACCGAAACCACTACCTATGATTTTGAAACCCTAAGAAACAGAATTCAAGAACTAGCATTCTTAAATCGACACATCAAGATTTCAATTGAAGATCAACGTGGTGAAACACCGGTTCGCTTCGATTACCAATATGAAGGGGGTATTGAAGAGTACGTTAAATTCCTCAATGGAAATAAAGGCATCGTCCACCCTGAAATCGTGTATGCTCAAAAAGAAGTCGACAACATCACCGTTGAAATGTCACTTCAATACAACGATTCTTATTCTACCAACATTTTCTCATTTACCAATAACATCCATACCCATGAAGGGGGTATGCATGAAGATGGGTTTAAGCTTGCTTTAACCAGAGTCATCGGTAATTATGCCAAAGACAATAACATCTTGAAAAAAGACGAATCATTTATTGGTGAAGATACCCGTGAAGGTTTAACCGCCATCATTTCTGTGAAGCACCCGAACCCACAATTCGAAGGACAAACCAAAACCAAATTAGGTAACCCAGAAGTCCGTCAAATCGTTTCTCAAATCGCTGGTGAAGCATTGGAACGTTTCTTACTTGAAAACCCGACAGCGGCTAAATCCATCATGGATAAAGTCTTGATGGCGTCTCGTGCTCGTATCGCTGCACGTAAAGCGAAGGAAGCGACCCGTCGTAAGAGCCCGCTTGATATGCTCGGTTTCGCAAGTAAATTAGCGGATTGCAGAAATAGAAAACCAGAAGAATCTGAAATCTACATCGTCGAAGGTGACTCCGCGGGTGGATCGGCAAAACAAGGCCGGGATTCCGCATTCCAAGCGATTTTACCACTTCGCGGAAAAGTATTGAACGTCGAAAAAGCACGTCTAGATAAGGCATTATCCAATAAAGAAATCCTATCCATGATTCAAGCATTTGGTACAGGGATTGGTGAAGATTTTGACATCACCAAAGCACGCTATCACAAGATTGTCATCATGACAGATGCTGACGTCGACGGCGCACACATCAGAACCTTGATGCTCACATTCTTATTCAGATATATGAAGCCTTTGATTGACTTTGGATATGTCTACGTAGCTCAACCACCACTATACAAAGTTCAAAGCGGTAAACGCATTGAATATGTATATGATGAAGAAAGACTTAAAGTGCTATTAGATCAAATGGGTGGTAGACCAACCATTCAACGTTACAAAGGTCTAGGGGAAATGAACCCAGAACAACTTTGGGAAACCACCATGGACCCTAAATCCAGAACCCTTTTACAAGTGTCCTTAAAAGACGCGATGAACGCGGACGCTGTATTCACCATGTTGATGGGTGAAGAAGTCGAACCACGTAAGAATTTCATTCAAGAAAATGCAGTATATGCATCGAATATTGACGCATAG
- the recF gene encoding DNA replication/repair protein RecF (All proteins in this family for which functions are known are DNA-binding proteins that assist the filamentation of RecA onto DNA for the initiation of recombination or recombinational repair.), whose amino-acid sequence MIKEIKLKQFRNHESLHLKIQNKRIFIFGNNGLGKTSILEGIYFASLTKSHRTSEDKALIMAGKPYAKVDIITDEHHYQVVISDAGTKASIDKVQIPKMSEYINGYRVVMFSPEDLELIKGQPSDRRQFLDIEMSQIHKPYMLVLSKYKQILKQRNALLKNLTLNDDMTFFKIITDQLCIVADEMIEKRKSFIEKLNQAFKIRFKAFNDLDEVSVSYEPNVPSKSLKQVLNDKKEKDILTQTTSFGPHRDELKFEFNGQESKTYASQGQQRLMVISLKLALLDIYDSDQIETIILLDDVLSELDQDKQHKLLNHLPGKYQTFISGVETIEIKDIQQIHLTKEQ is encoded by the coding sequence ATGATTAAAGAGATTAAGCTAAAACAATTTAGGAACCACGAGAGCTTACATCTAAAAATCCAAAACAAACGGATTTTTATTTTTGGCAACAATGGTTTGGGTAAAACCAGCATCCTAGAAGGTATATATTTCGCTTCGTTAACCAAGTCACATCGAACCAGTGAAGATAAGGCGTTAATCATGGCAGGCAAGCCTTATGCGAAAGTTGATATCATAACCGATGAACATCATTATCAAGTGGTGATATCCGATGCAGGCACAAAAGCTTCCATCGATAAAGTACAAATCCCTAAGATGAGTGAATATATCAACGGCTATCGCGTGGTGATGTTTTCACCAGAAGATTTGGAATTGATCAAAGGACAACCCTCAGATCGTCGCCAATTCTTAGACATCGAGATGTCACAAATCCATAAACCCTACATGCTCGTTCTCTCAAAATATAAGCAAATTTTGAAACAAAGGAATGCATTACTCAAAAATTTGACCTTAAATGACGACATGACTTTCTTTAAAATCATCACTGACCAGCTATGTATTGTTGCAGATGAGATGATTGAAAAAAGAAAGAGCTTCATTGAAAAACTGAATCAAGCGTTTAAAATCCGTTTTAAGGCGTTTAATGATTTGGATGAAGTATCGGTGTCTTATGAGCCGAATGTCCCATCAAAATCGCTTAAACAGGTTTTAAACGATAAAAAAGAAAAGGACATTCTAACTCAAACTACCTCATTCGGTCCACACCGTGACGAACTGAAGTTTGAATTCAATGGACAAGAATCAAAAACATACGCATCACAAGGTCAACAGCGATTGATGGTCATCTCGTTAAAACTCGCATTATTAGACATTTACGATAGTGACCAAATCGAAACCATTATTTTACTTGATGACGTTTTAAGTGAACTCGATCAAGACAAACAACACAAACTACTCAATCACTTACCAGGCAAATATCAAACCTTCATATCTGGTGTAGAAACGATTGAGATCAAAGATATACAACAAATCCACCTAACAAAGGAGCAATAA
- the gyrA gene encoding DNA gyrase subunit A produces the protein MNDLEKDLVLESEAEKKEDNGGSDYIHGKIKELNIATEMKTSFLNYAMSVIVSRALPDVRDGLKPVQRRILYAMNDLGMYADRQHKKSARIVGEVIGKYHPHGDSSVYEAMVRMAQDFNYRYPLVDGHGNFGSVDGDGAAAMRYTEARMSKIAMELVRDIEKETVNFGDNYDGSEHEPLVMPARYPNLLVNGATGIAVGMATNIPPHNLGEVIDGIQALMDNPDLTDIDLMDYVKGPDFPTGGHILGLGGLRQAYTTGRGTVTIRAVTEIIEGKGGKNTIIVKQIPYQVNKTKLIERIAEIAKEKMVEGITDLRDESNRKGMRIVIELRKDVNPHVMLNNLFKLTEMQSNFSINMIALVGNQPKTITLRDALYYYIQHQIEVIQRRTIFDLRKAEERKHILEGLVIALEDIDNIIDLIKKSPTGDEARTNLMANYPLDEIQARAILDMRLQRLTGLEIEKIREEDLELAVKIADYRDIISSDIRKHQIIKQELSEIKEKFNDPRMSSISLHDNDLNIENEDLIPVEDVIITVTHNGYIKRMSMDEYKAQNRGGVGINSIKMHDDDFVEHIQMTNTHYYHLFFTNKGRVYKIKGYRIPEGSRQSKGLPIVNLLQFEKDETLVTFTQVQNFEDENAFLFFTTKKGVVKRTPVNEYQNIRTNGIIALNLREDDELLAVKLTDGKSHIILGASNGKAIRFDENDVRSMGRTATGVRGMELEDTEEIVGMTYVQSDEEEILVVTEKGYGKRSLADEYRLQIRGGKGVKALNVTEKNGALRALRRVTPDEDVIIVTDRGMVIRTHIAQIAQTRRATQGVRIMSLKDEQSVVTLAVVPHEEIPEVEQPVVEQVALDLETKTKVVDIVEVSAEEVKEEPAKPKENLFDL, from the coding sequence ATGAACGATCTAGAAAAAGACTTAGTGTTAGAATCTGAAGCCGAAAAGAAAGAAGACAACGGCGGATCAGATTATATTCACGGTAAAATCAAAGAACTCAACATCGCGACAGAAATGAAGACTTCCTTCTTAAACTACGCGATGAGCGTCATCGTTAGCCGTGCGCTTCCAGATGTCAGAGATGGTTTGAAACCCGTTCAAAGACGTATCCTTTACGCGATGAACGACTTAGGCATGTATGCCGATAGACAACACAAAAAATCCGCGAGAATCGTCGGTGAAGTTATTGGTAAGTATCACCCACATGGTGACTCTTCCGTTTATGAAGCCATGGTTCGTATGGCTCAAGATTTCAACTATCGTTATCCACTCGTGGATGGACATGGTAACTTCGGTTCCGTCGATGGTGACGGTGCTGCAGCGATGCGTTACACCGAAGCAAGAATGTCTAAAATCGCGATGGAATTGGTCAGAGACATCGAAAAAGAAACCGTCAACTTTGGCGATAACTACGATGGGTCTGAACACGAACCTTTGGTCATGCCTGCGCGATATCCTAACCTTTTAGTCAATGGTGCTACCGGGATTGCAGTCGGGATGGCAACCAACATTCCACCTCACAATTTAGGTGAAGTCATCGATGGCATTCAAGCCCTCATGGATAACCCTGACTTAACCGACATCGATTTGATGGATTATGTCAAAGGACCGGACTTTCCTACCGGTGGTCACATCTTAGGATTGGGTGGTTTAAGACAAGCTTATACCACTGGCCGTGGTACAGTTACCATTCGTGCGGTGACCGAAATCATCGAAGGTAAGGGTGGTAAGAACACCATCATCGTTAAACAAATCCCATACCAAGTCAACAAGACCAAACTCATCGAACGTATCGCTGAGATTGCGAAAGAAAAAATGGTTGAAGGAATCACCGATTTAAGAGATGAATCCAACCGTAAAGGCATGCGTATCGTGATTGAACTTCGTAAAGATGTCAACCCACACGTCATGCTCAACAACCTCTTTAAACTCACTGAAATGCAAAGCAACTTCTCGATCAATATGATTGCGTTAGTTGGTAACCAACCAAAGACCATCACATTGAGAGATGCCCTATATTATTACATTCAACACCAAATTGAAGTCATCCAAAGAAGAACGATTTTCGATTTGAGAAAAGCCGAAGAACGTAAACACATCTTAGAAGGTTTAGTCATCGCGTTAGAAGATATCGATAACATCATCGACCTCATCAAGAAGAGCCCTACAGGGGATGAAGCGAGAACCAACTTGATGGCGAATTACCCACTCGATGAGATTCAAGCGAGAGCCATCTTAGATATGAGACTTCAACGCTTAACCGGTCTTGAAATCGAAAAGATCAGAGAAGAAGATTTAGAGCTCGCAGTTAAGATTGCTGATTATAGAGACATCATCTCTAGCGATATCAGAAAACATCAAATCATCAAACAAGAGTTGTCTGAAATCAAAGAAAAATTCAATGACCCTAGAATGTCATCCATCAGCTTGCATGACAATGATTTAAACATCGAAAACGAAGATTTAATCCCAGTCGAAGATGTGATCATCACTGTCACTCACAATGGCTACATCAAACGTATGTCGATGGATGAATATAAAGCTCAAAATCGTGGTGGTGTAGGTATCAACTCCATCAAGATGCATGACGATGACTTTGTAGAACACATCCAAATGACCAACACCCACTACTACCACTTATTCTTCACGAATAAAGGTAGAGTTTATAAGATTAAAGGTTATCGTATCCCAGAAGGTTCTAGACAATCTAAAGGCTTACCAATTGTGAACCTACTACAATTTGAAAAAGATGAAACCTTGGTCACATTCACACAAGTTCAAAACTTCGAAGATGAAAATGCATTCTTATTCTTTACAACCAAGAAGGGTGTCGTTAAACGTACCCCTGTCAATGAATATCAAAACATCCGCACCAATGGTATCATCGCGTTAAACTTAAGAGAAGACGATGAATTATTGGCAGTTAAACTCACCGATGGTAAGTCACACATCATCTTAGGTGCGTCTAATGGTAAAGCCATTCGATTCGATGAAAATGATGTCCGCTCGATGGGTAGAACCGCGACAGGTGTTAGAGGTATGGAATTAGAAGACACCGAAGAAATCGTGGGTATGACTTATGTTCAATCCGACGAAGAAGAAATCTTAGTAGTTACTGAAAAGGGCTATGGTAAGCGCAGTCTCGCCGATGAGTATCGTCTCCAAATCCGTGGCGGTAAAGGGGTTAAAGCCTTAAACGTGACAGAAAAGAATGGCGCACTCAGAGCGCTTAGACGTGTAACACCAGATGAAGATGTCATCATCGTCACTGACCGTGGTATGGTCATTAGAACCCATATCGCACAAATCGCACAAACCAGACGTGCAACACAAGGTGTACGTATCATGAGTTTGAAGGATGAACAATCCGTGGTTACTTTAGCGGTTGTCCCACATGAAGAAATCCCTGAAGTTGAACAACCAGTGGTTGAACAAGTCGCTTTAGACCTTGAAACCAAAACAAAGGTTGTAGACATTGTAGAAGTGTCTGCTGAAGAAGTCAAAGAAGAACCAGCTAAACCAAAAGAAAACTTATTTGATCTATAG